The genomic region GTTgctgattgattttttttgttttccttttttaacctAGAATCTTGTTAACAGTACATTAGCATCATTAATCAAAAAAAATTTACACAGTAATGTAACTCAAAAAACAgaccatttaagaaaaaaatgaagtaatcaACCAGTACCAGAAAAAACAGATCCTCTCATTTGATTCTACTGGCAAGCCCAGGCTTATCCTGAACTCTGAGAGTGTATGTTTTGAATGAGTGATAAAGCCTTCAAGTAAAAAGGTAAGGAGTTGTGAGTGTGAGTTTCTGAGGGATACTGCCTCaaagtaagttcaaggccagccaaagtTCTCCAGTTTTTCCAACACTGGGATGTTCCTGGGATGACCAGCATAGACTCCTTTGAGGAGCTTTGACAATTCATCAACCTCAAAATTCAGGTGTTATAAAATATTCTTCTACATTAAAAAAGACTTTATCCCATAGAAATAAGGTTTTCATTGTTTCTCCAGCTTCTTGTACTTGGCTTCcagttttttaaataagaatctAACTTGTAGGCTGCCTGCTCAAGAGCTGCTACCTGCTCCTCAATTACGTTGATCTGATCCAGATAAGGCTGTAGTCTAGCATACTTCTGGTTTAAGTCCTTTAAGTTTCTACTAATGTTTATAGCAATATCTTTCATTTCCAGATACTTCAAGCTGGTTAGTTTATTCATATTTTCCGGGAGCTTATAGTCTTCACTTGTGGCTGTCAGTTCCCCAGTCAAGTAATGTGGCCATTTTGGAGAACATGTCCTGGCAGACCTCGGTGATGTCAGCCTTGGTGGGCTCCTTTGCTCCCTCAGCTGTTTCCACAGGCAGCATCGTCTGGAACCCGCTCCTTGCAACGCCTCACCGGGACACCCTCAGTGGCCGCTGCCATGCCTGGCCCTGCGCAGCTTCTGGCTGATTGAGTTTTGACTCACATGAGATGGAATCGCAACGTGGTGTTTACTTTTTGGCCTAGGATGTTGAacgttttttcatgtttttctggccatttgcacttcttcttttcagaactctttgttcaattcacttgcccatttataaACTTGATTATTTGCTCTTTAAGAGTTTAAGGACCCTTGGACTTTGGACCTTGACCTTCACAATTTCAAACAAATACCCCAGATTTTCAGGCAGAGAGGATTGTGTAACACACTTTTTCTGCCTACTAAGGTACTGCCAACACATAGAGGGCACACAATTTTAATTGAGTGACCCTTAAActagctttttatagcacataagAGCTGGGCAAAGGGTCAGGCCACTGCTGGCCTGAATGTCCATCTGCTGGCTAGGAAGAGCTGAGTGTAGGGTCAAGCAGCTAGGAagccactttttgttttttcttcttctctttttctttctctcttatttccttcCCTCCTGGGTTGGTAAAGCAAAGACAcaacacagagaactgcagaaagagCCCTGCAAGCATGGGGAAAGACGTGGACTCGTCATAATATGTAACACAGAACCTCTGACCGCCATCTGCCTGCTGACCCAGTTCCCCTTGAGTGTGCCTGCAACCTCACCAGcaaaaacacaatgcagagaactgcagaaagagACCTGCAAACATCTGGGAAGACATAACCTACCAAAACATGCATGGACACAGAACCCCTGACTGCTGCCTGCCTGCGCTGCCCTGTAGCTGATCCGTTTTCACCTGAGTGAATCTGCAGATCCATAAAGTGAGCATGACACATTATCCATTTTGAAGAGAACTCTAACTCAGCTGAGGAGCTGATTGTACCCCTTCccagacaaaactggtggccaagtACATGGAGTGAACATTTCTCCTCTGGAGAAATGGAAGGGGAGGGGCAGAATGCAGAGCTGTAGTAACCCATGTCAGTGTGGGGCAACTCAGCAGCACTGTAGTGAAAGTTAGGTAttgcactgccttggagaaactgggagcaagctgaaactgacagcGTCAAACacagtgagccaacccacccccAAGCTGTCCAATAGGGAGGGGCAACATCAATTGCCACGGGaagcccagcataccaaccttaagaagggagaCGTCCTGGTCAAAGCCCCTATCTGAAGTCAGAAGAAAGAatccagaacattcattgaaccgatatatatatatatatatatcggttttattttcttccattttactgTTCCCTACacccctcttccattctgtccaaatacCAATTCTCTCAGCCCTCTATCTCTTCACTTTCCCTTTTCtcccatattttttctttctctttccttcttgtctcccttcctctcttccccctcccccccattacCCCAACCTCCTCAACACTCACCACACACTAGTCTATTATACAAACTTTACATGTTACCCTATCCTTCCTATCCCttggcaatccctgacaatagcacccttgctcacaatgactgaactacacatTAACACATATTAGGGACTTATTACCCTATGAGTCCTATACCTCatacccctccctcctcccccaattccCCCTTTTTGCCCCTTCTTCTAGTGCCATCTCTTTAAATAAGTATTACCTCTGTTCAAACAACTGTTATTCCCACAATTCCCACTGCtaatagataatatcaccaagcaGCTCTTTCTATATagtgtaaataactggtctggcattgaatcagtgaatttgttatagGTAATTTATActtccaggtcagggaacagaaatagcacatcaacctagctaggCCAGTCATATCACTGTAATTGAGTCAAGGAAATGATAGCAGGTGATTAAACCCCCCAACCAATAGCATAGGAGCATGGcacaaaatagaagcatggggagaagaagaaggcagaggAATACAACCCCTCAAAAGATCAACAGTTCAATAGAGAattcagtggaaaatgaagaaaatgaacacccAGGTGCTGACTCAGTAGAGTGATGATAAGTATGAGTAATGAATCTAATGAGGTCTGTTAAGACATGCTTAAAGAAGAACTCAAAAAAGAGCTCATGAAATACTCATGAAAGAGCTTGAAGAGAAGatcaaagaaaacatacaaaaacaactcaaagcaGATTTAGTATCTGGTGAGGGACAGCTTTCTAGCTCAGAGATGATATCTTTTCACCATATCATCACATtgagaaaaaagatgaatgatCTCTCTACGTTTCTGTATAAGGGTACCAATCCCATTGATGGACACCTCAcactcatgacttaatcaccttcCAAAATCTCAACATCCTAATACAATCATCTTAGGAGTCAGCATTAATTTTGGACAGATGCAAACATTAAGACCATAGCATTATTCATgtagcattattttaaatttaagggCTATGAATTTAGTGAGACTTTTGTATGTTCCCTTGACCTGCAATGGATTCTCAATGGATAGAAGTTGAATCTAGATAAGCAATATGATCTCATGTGACAATATGGTTTCCCAaagtctcttcctctcccccgcTTTTCTCATCAATTGGAGTCATCAATGTGACAATCGTATGAACCTTTATTGATCAGAACAGTCAGTACTGCAAAGGGTggaattatattttgaaaggtgAATGATGAATCCACAGATTCTGACTCTTTGAAAACACCTGGACTTATTTAAGTACtgtggaggaaaaagaaaagttacagtCAGGGTTTCAGTACATTTGACTCTACCAGGGTCAATGTTCCATGTGTCTACATCCCTTGTGAGTCATCTTTTTTCCTCCTGATGGGACATCTGGTCAAGTCTCAAGAACTAACCAGCATGAATCCATGAAACCAAAAGAAGGGCAGAGGAGTCTTTAAGATCAGGGGCctaactattcacaatagccaagttatggaaacagccaagatgccccagcactgacgaatggattaagaaaatgtggtatctatacacaatggaattttatgcagccatgaagaagaacgaaatgttatcattcgctggtaaatggatggaattggagaacatcattctgagtgaggttagcctggcccaaaagaccaaaaatcgtatgttctccctcatatgtggacattagatcaagggcaaacacaacaaggggattggactatgagcacatgataaaagcaagagaggggtgaggataggtaagacacctaaaaaactagctagcatttgttgcccttaatgcagagaaactaaagcagataccttaaagcaactgaggccaataggaaaaggggaccaggaactagagaaaaggttagatcaaaaagaattaacctagaaggtaacacccacgcacaggaaatcaatgtgagtcaatgccctgtatagctatccttatctcaaccagcaaaaccccttgttccttcctattattgcttatactctctctacaacaaaattagagataagggcaaaatactttctgctgggtattgaggggggggagcgggagggagtggagtgggtggtaagggagggggtgggggcaggggggagaaatgaaccaagccttgtatgcacatatgaataataaaagaaaaatgaaaaaaaaaaagatcaggggCCTAATAATGGGATAGTATTTCTCCTTATCAAACTGACTATACCACTCCTGATTTTTTTGTGACCACATAAGTTATGCAGTGcataatttgaagaaaatttatttcattgatcattttcaCTATaaggaatttttaatatttatggaaGATAATTTAGAATAACTTAAAATTTAACACAAAACACATACCTAGTGTGAACATAGATGTTGACCTAGTGATTTTACTCAGTTATTCCAATGAAAACAAGGTAACTCATATGTTTTCTCAAAGATCAATATATATCAATGTACTCATCTGGTCACATTACTATCAAATTATTTGAAGCAACCAAATTATACGCTCTAAGAGGGAATGACAAATCTGTATTATGAAATTTGGCAAAAGCATGAAGAAAGGTGAGGGGAGATTTATGCATTCACATGAAAATCTTCATAATCTATCTCTAAATGAAGATTAAATCACAAGAAAAAGGGGATAGTATAATTCATGAATGTTTGAAAAGAccttaaaatgtatatatgtaaatgtacaaAATAACACAGCCTGACTTGTGAGTTATGTTTTCCTCTGTGAAACCAattaagaagaggagaaagagcaagagaaagaaaactgacatTTCACTCCCTCTAGTCATATGTTCATTCAGTGTTTAAATGagtatttattttgtgttaaCTTTGCAAatcaaaatacatattaaaaactGAAAGTAATTCAGTCATATGATGCATGTATACAAATATTACACAGTAAGAATGTGGAATCTGACAACAATGCAGTGCACAGGTTGTGTTGATGTTGGCTGTTTTTGTGCTACAACTGCAGAGTTCAGTATTTGTGACAGGGAGTGCATGGCTTGTTAAGCCTGAAATATTCAACATCAGATTCTTCACAGAAAAATGTCTTCCAACTCCTGATCTAAGCCATTACCACACAATTGAAGCCTTAAGCTTCTTCATGCAtacatgcatccatccatctgtccatctgtccatccatccaaaTATTACCTAAacatcatccatctatctatcatcatccaGTTTGGAATACAGtggtccacccacccacccattcatccatctgtccatccatccatctaaaCCAATCCCACTTTAACAGTCCAATAAGATCCTCTATTCACTCTTCCCCAACTGCCTTACTTCTGAGGAGAACACTGTTTCCATCTTCTGTCTTTATTGTAGTTACTTGTCAATGAACACCAGCTCCGATTCAAAATGTAGCCTTCCTTGGTGCAATTGTCAAAGGTTGTTTTTCTGAAGGTGAAAGGGAAGATGCATGGGGGAGGGTCTGCAGAGAAAAGATGAGCAGAAGAGGAGCTGTAGATCTAATCTTCAACTTCATCACTGCTGAACTCACATAACATGAAGCTTTTTCTACTGGATtgttttcaaaggtgaaaatTACGTAGAAAGTCAAGATTTGAACTCACATCTTTCTAAGGCCAAAATCCACTTTTTACCAGCTGCTATCAACTGCCTCTTGGATCCTGGGCACCTAATATATACCTTTGTAGGAGACTCACCTCTTGCTGTACAGTATCGCCACCTGCCTTTGAAGTGACTATCGAGGGAACACCAGTCAAAGTCACTGTGGACGGAGACGCAATTGTAATAGATTATGTCACCATAGGTAAATGGAAAGACACAGGGAATAGTTGAAATTGCTGCAAAAGAGAATATATACAGAAGGCAAAGAAAGATCACAAAGGGAATTGGGTTTCAAATATCCATCTTGCCTAGACTACAACAATAACTCATCTCTCTACATGTTTACAAACTACTTCTTTATCTTGCAGAGGGTAATCACTATTactagtataaattaattgtacaaagaggtttcactgtgatatttacatacatgcatatgatatactttgatcaaatgtaTCCCCTTTTACTCTTTCTCAACTCTTTTCCCCAAAGCAATCATTCTTAAATCCTAATCCAGCCCTTCCACTAATATATTGATTCCCCATTTTCTTAGGATAAGAAAGAGCATTAAAGTGGCattgttctcaccacaaaaaattgATGtttgtgaggtgatggatatattaATCACCTTGCTTTAATCACTCCATGATGTGGACCTGTATCCAAAAGTCACATTCAacaccataaatatgtacaatttgaCAATTAAATACAAAGTTAAAGAACATAGAAGAGAAAAACTCTGCACAATTGCTGTGTTAGTTGCAAAGGAGAAGACAGTATTTTTCTTAAGGGGCACGAGAAAACCTTGTATTGCTAAGTGACCTGGATCTTCAAATGTTTGCTGTGGCTATTGTAACCCAGAAGAACAACACAGGAAAAGGTTAAATGGAAAAGGAGTGCAAAGAGCTTGAAGGAATCTAATATTGTTTAACAGATGTGGGGATAACATTTGAGATGCTAACAAGAAGAGATGGTCTCCCTACCTGAAATTGGAGGATGTAAATGAGCAATCAAATCTGGAAGGTAAAAAGAATAGGTAATACTTAGACCACTTCCTAAAATACTTAATTCCCAAAATACAAGCTGCTAGGTAGACCTTGAAGTTTATGTATCCAACTACTCTCTTGTGGAAATATCTACAATACCAAATCTTGGGTGGCATCTAACACTTCCAGTTGGAGATCATGTATCTACCTAAGGAATTCCATCTATTCATATAGGAGCTCTGACTATTCCAAAGTTATTTAGGTACGTTAGAGTTAATCCACCCTATATATAGCCATCTATCTTCTACCTATTCATTGAAATTGTACAATTCTATCAACCTAGATCATAATCagagagaaattattttaataatgacaTTTATTTGGGAATAGAAGACCGTTGCAATGAGAATACATTCCATAGTAAACTATGAGCCTATTGAAGGAGGTTGAGGCAAGGGAAATTTtttcaa from Castor canadensis chromosome 16, mCasCan1.hap1v2, whole genome shotgun sequence harbors:
- the LOC141417889 gene encoding binder of sperm protein homolog 2-like; its protein translation is MKQPYMNLNHYGMGPKSTNAIATAQQLEVMRLLVGWMLLAGWMYGLNADLIAHLHPPISAISTIPCVFPFTYGDIIYYNCVSVHSDFDWCSLDSHFKGRWRYCTARDPPPCIFPFTFRKTTFDNCTKEGYILNRSWCSLTSNYNKDRRWKQCSPQK